One part of the Mariniblastus fucicola genome encodes these proteins:
- the dxs gene encoding 1-deoxy-D-xylulose-5-phosphate synthase, whose protein sequence is MSNFLSKINDARDLHEMSVADLELVADEIRETLCNLLSKRAAHFASNLGVVELTLALHSTFDFLSDRLIWDTGHQIYPQKLVTGRYHQFDTIRTRGGLMGYPNPEESDYDLFVTGHAGASVSTAVGLRSGDDLMGRDNYTVAVIGDGAFPSGVVYEAINNASELKSKMLVVLNDNEMSICPRVGGVAHYLDKLRSNPIYSGVKNEVVNMLNKVPLLGDPTERMLFQIKEGVKAGLHGGMMFEDFGFKYFGPIDGHNIGLVKKYLKMVREIDGPVLLHVMTNKGHGYKPAAEDPVYFHTPPAFERSEEGIPVPLTKSSSKAFTNHAADAIGDQMRHNERVTVITAAMCQGNKLEAVREEFPDRFFDVGICEAHAVAFAAGQCKVGMRPIVDIYSTFLQRSFDHIFQEVCLQKLPVTFMLDRGGLTADDGPTHHGTFDYGYMRLFPNMVVMAPGDANDIGAMLDFSLSHDTACSIRYPKLNATEVDRELQPIELGKSETLREGSDGVIVCAGIQLVDCLAAAEKLAQIGINVGVVNARFVKPIDRDMVRDAIENHDFVVTVEEAMLHGGFGSAFLEAANDMRLDARKVHRIGIPDLFVPHGDRAGLLADLKLDVDGIVETCRNASGAAVDSGIESVG, encoded by the coding sequence ATGTCGAACTTTCTTTCAAAAATCAATGACGCCCGTGACCTTCACGAAATGTCTGTCGCCGACCTCGAATTGGTCGCTGACGAAATTCGTGAAACGCTGTGCAATCTGCTCAGCAAGCGAGCTGCTCACTTCGCGTCCAACCTGGGCGTGGTCGAGTTGACGTTGGCGCTGCACAGCACGTTTGATTTTTTGAGCGATCGTCTGATCTGGGACACCGGTCATCAGATTTATCCGCAGAAACTCGTTACCGGTCGGTATCACCAATTCGACACCATCCGCACACGCGGCGGATTGATGGGTTATCCAAACCCGGAAGAAAGTGACTACGATCTGTTCGTCACCGGTCACGCGGGAGCCAGCGTTTCGACCGCGGTCGGGCTTCGCAGCGGCGACGACTTGATGGGCCGCGATAACTACACTGTCGCGGTCATCGGCGATGGTGCGTTTCCTTCCGGCGTCGTCTACGAAGCCATCAACAATGCCAGCGAGCTGAAAAGCAAGATGTTGGTCGTGCTCAACGATAACGAGATGTCGATCTGTCCGCGCGTTGGCGGCGTGGCTCATTATCTCGACAAGCTTCGTTCCAACCCGATCTATTCGGGCGTCAAAAACGAAGTCGTCAACATGCTGAACAAGGTTCCGCTGCTCGGCGATCCGACCGAACGGATGCTGTTCCAAATCAAAGAAGGCGTTAAAGCCGGTTTGCACGGCGGCATGATGTTCGAAGACTTTGGTTTCAAATATTTCGGGCCAATCGATGGACACAACATTGGTCTGGTCAAGAAATATCTGAAGATGGTTCGCGAAATCGACGGACCGGTTTTGCTGCACGTAATGACCAACAAAGGGCACGGGTACAAGCCCGCGGCCGAAGATCCGGTTTACTTTCACACGCCTCCGGCATTTGAACGCAGCGAAGAAGGCATTCCGGTTCCGCTGACCAAATCTTCATCGAAAGCGTTCACCAATCATGCCGCCGACGCGATTGGCGACCAGATGCGGCACAACGAACGTGTCACGGTCATCACCGCGGCGATGTGCCAGGGCAATAAGTTGGAAGCCGTTCGGGAAGAGTTTCCAGATCGCTTCTTTGACGTCGGAATTTGTGAGGCGCACGCGGTTGCGTTTGCTGCTGGTCAGTGCAAAGTCGGCATGCGTCCGATCGTCGACATTTACAGCACATTTTTGCAGCGTAGTTTCGACCACATTTTCCAGGAGGTCTGTCTGCAGAAACTTCCGGTCACCTTCATGCTTGACCGCGGAGGTCTGACGGCGGACGACGGCCCGACGCATCATGGAACGTTCGACTACGGCTACATGCGGCTGTTTCCGAACATGGTTGTGATGGCTCCGGGGGATGCCAATGACATTGGAGCCATGTTGGATTTCTCGCTCAGCCACGATACGGCCTGCTCGATTCGCTATCCAAAACTTAATGCGACCGAAGTCGACCGCGAACTTCAACCGATCGAGCTTGGCAAGTCCGAGACGCTACGTGAAGGCAGCGATGGCGTGATCGTTTGTGCCGGCATTCAATTGGTCGATTGTTTGGCAGCTGCGGAGAAACTTGCCCAGATCGGAATCAATGTCGGTGTGGTCAATGCACGCTTTGTGAAACCGATCGATCGCGACATGGTTCGCGACGCCATCGAGAATCACGATTTCGTCGTCACGGTTGAAGAGGCGATGCTGCACGGTGGATTCGGCAGTGCGTTTCTTGAAGCCGCGAACGACATGCGGCTCGACGCTCGAAAAGTCCATCGAATTGGAATTCCGGACCTGTTCGTGCCTCACGGCGACCGCGCCGGTCTGCTTGCCGATCTGAAGCTCGATGTCGACGGAATCGTGGAGACTTGTCGCAACGCCAGCGGCGCGGCGGTAGACTCTGGTATCGAATCGGTTGGATAG
- a CDS encoding polyprenyl synthetase family protein gives MASTALFPPQIEAHRKLIQDALLRYCDFDSGCPEHLAEAIRYCLLAPGKRIRPLLTLAASEVCDGDLSAAIPAACAVEMIHNYSLIHDDLPAMDDDELRRGRPTCHIQFDEAIAILAGDALIPMAFEAIARDVQPAEVALECSRLLAIASGPSKLVGGQADDLGCEFGAHDRVMLEKIHSRKTGALLTVSLEMGAVTARADEDQRHSLVEYGKHLGLAFQIVDDLLDFRGSQTKMGKRTGKDADRGKLTYPSVLGEAESETFLHEITEKAIASIQSFGDAAKPLELLARFVVSRTQ, from the coding sequence ATGGCCAGCACTGCTCTATTTCCTCCGCAAATCGAAGCTCACCGAAAACTGATCCAAGACGCCCTGCTGCGTTATTGCGACTTCGATTCCGGCTGTCCTGAACACCTCGCCGAAGCGATTCGCTATTGTCTGCTGGCTCCGGGGAAGCGAATTCGACCGTTGCTTACGCTGGCGGCGTCCGAAGTATGCGACGGCGATTTGTCGGCCGCGATTCCGGCTGCCTGTGCCGTCGAGATGATCCACAACTACTCATTGATCCATGACGACCTTCCGGCGATGGACGATGACGAACTTCGCCGCGGTCGCCCGACGTGTCACATTCAGTTCGATGAAGCCATCGCAATTCTTGCCGGCGATGCCCTGATTCCGATGGCTTTTGAAGCGATCGCTCGCGATGTGCAGCCAGCTGAAGTTGCCCTCGAATGTAGCCGATTGTTGGCGATTGCCTCCGGTCCAAGCAAACTCGTTGGAGGCCAGGCTGACGATCTTGGATGCGAATTCGGAGCCCACGATCGTGTCATGCTGGAAAAAATTCACAGCCGCAAAACGGGAGCTCTGCTGACCGTTTCGCTGGAAATGGGAGCCGTGACGGCTCGTGCCGACGAAGATCAACGCCATTCCCTGGTCGAATATGGCAAACATCTTGGCCTCGCGTTTCAAATTGTGGATGATCTGTTGGACTTTCGCGGCTCACAGACCAAAATGGGAAAGCGTACCGGAAAAGATGCCGATCGAGGCAAGCTGACCTACCCGTCGGTGCTCGGCGAAGCCGAAAGCGAAACTTTCCTGCATGAAATCACCGAAAAAGCGATTGCCTCAATTCAGTCCTTTGGGGACGCTGCCAAACCACTTGAACTCCTTGCCCGATTTGTAGTCAGTCGGACTCAGTAG
- a CDS encoding EF-hand domain-containing protein — translation MLLPTKILREPFLPALISLCLFSIASQDAFAQKRDLRTGYEAYVKGLFHTYDADENGLLDTEEMSEMRRKPPGKADVNSDGEISFDELFNSYLGNAGLENAEKRKKRAVESRPNRLREVDERSGSKHAKKLTRKKLGGTVTLLSDGDKITMWGDAADLESVEAILKQQAVDKVARSKKTKSKSNSAEVSIWVVSSEGWVDANMLNGKSSRVVAEEMAKLAKRSSLQIEEFHLSTKFGGSFSLVRGGQNPVVNGATRSRGGQTSNQISTYETGTSLSGKATRSGELITIDFGLEKSMLEDSDVALMEDGDDVVFAKSIQNFKLEAEIECKSGEASVISSRDKNRSWVLVFCATLTDSSAKED, via the coding sequence ATGTTGTTGCCAACGAAAATTTTGCGTGAGCCATTTTTACCGGCGCTCATCAGCTTGTGTTTGTTTTCCATCGCCTCGCAAGACGCGTTTGCCCAGAAACGGGATCTACGGACGGGGTACGAAGCTTACGTCAAAGGACTTTTCCATACCTATGACGCCGACGAAAACGGTTTGCTCGACACCGAAGAGATGTCGGAAATGAGGCGCAAGCCACCGGGCAAGGCTGACGTGAACTCTGATGGCGAAATCAGTTTTGACGAATTGTTCAATAGCTATCTCGGAAATGCAGGACTGGAGAATGCCGAAAAACGAAAAAAACGTGCGGTCGAATCTCGCCCCAATAGATTGAGAGAGGTTGACGAGAGGTCAGGATCAAAACATGCGAAGAAATTAACTCGCAAGAAACTTGGCGGTACCGTCACGCTGCTTTCTGATGGCGACAAAATCACAATGTGGGGCGATGCAGCCGATCTTGAATCCGTCGAAGCCATTTTGAAACAGCAAGCTGTCGACAAGGTTGCCCGTTCGAAAAAAACAAAATCAAAGTCAAATTCTGCCGAAGTCAGCATCTGGGTCGTCAGTTCCGAAGGTTGGGTCGATGCGAATATGCTCAACGGTAAATCCAGTCGCGTCGTGGCGGAAGAAATGGCCAAGCTCGCAAAACGGTCTTCATTGCAAATTGAAGAGTTTCATTTGAGCACGAAATTCGGCGGTTCTTTCTCGCTAGTCCGTGGTGGGCAGAATCCGGTCGTCAACGGAGCTACCCGTTCGCGAGGAGGCCAAACGTCGAATCAGATTTCCACGTATGAAACTGGCACCAGCCTGTCCGGCAAGGCGACTCGCAGTGGTGAACTCATTACGATTGACTTTGGTTTGGAGAAGTCGATGCTGGAGGATTCCGACGTCGCGTTGATGGAAGACGGCGACGACGTTGTGTTCGCGAAATCGATTCAGAACTTCAAACTTGAAGCAGAAATCGAGTGCAAATCAGGCGAAGCTTCAGTGATTAGCTCGAGAGACAAAAACCGGTCGTGGGTGTTGGTTTTCTGTGCGACGCTGACGGATTCGTCAGCGAAAGAAGACTGA
- the hemC gene encoding hydroxymethylbilane synthase gives MSSTPQTIRLGTRGSKLAMWQSNWVKAELEKLGNVVELIQIKTQGDVQTGPLAQIGGQGLFTKQLQVALDAKEIDLAVHSLKDLPTEDADGLSITAIPPRETTEDAICGPVGSTLNSLESLPQKAIVGTGSVRRAAQILNLRPDLDIRDIRGNVDTRLAKLDSGEFDVIVLAAAGLTRLGLADRISFRFDRNVLLPAVGQGALGLETRADDEATVAAVAKLNHPESFSSALAERAMLRRLFAGCLAPVGARCDITGTTLTLTGVVLSRDGKIRTEASDSAPLNDYELLGISVAEKLIAAGADKLLAAAKSEP, from the coding sequence ATGTCTTCCACTCCCCAAACCATTCGACTTGGAACTCGCGGCAGTAAACTTGCGATGTGGCAAAGCAATTGGGTCAAAGCTGAGCTTGAGAAACTTGGCAACGTCGTCGAACTGATCCAGATTAAAACGCAGGGAGATGTGCAGACCGGACCACTGGCTCAGATCGGCGGTCAGGGCCTGTTCACAAAGCAACTTCAGGTCGCGCTCGACGCCAAAGAAATCGACTTGGCGGTTCATAGCTTGAAAGACTTGCCCACCGAAGATGCGGATGGACTTTCGATTACCGCGATTCCGCCACGAGAAACAACCGAAGACGCGATTTGCGGGCCCGTCGGTTCCACGCTCAATTCACTGGAGTCGCTGCCGCAGAAAGCCATCGTAGGAACAGGCTCAGTTCGTCGTGCCGCCCAGATTCTGAACTTGCGTCCGGATCTCGACATCCGGGACATTCGCGGCAACGTCGACACGCGACTGGCGAAACTGGATTCGGGCGAGTTCGACGTGATCGTATTGGCGGCAGCGGGCCTGACACGGTTGGGACTGGCCGACCGAATTTCATTTCGCTTTGATCGAAACGTGCTGTTGCCGGCGGTTGGCCAGGGAGCACTCGGGCTGGAAACGCGGGCCGACGACGAAGCCACCGTTGCGGCGGTTGCCAAATTGAATCACCCCGAAAGTTTTTCGTCTGCGTTGGCCGAACGCGCGATGTTGCGGCGGCTGTTTGCAGGTTGCCTGGCTCCGGTCGGGGCTCGTTGTGATATAACCGGAACTACGCTGACGCTCACCGGTGTCGTGCTCAGCCGGGATGGTAAAATAAGAACCGAGGCCAGTGATTCGGCGCCGCTGAATGACTATGAGCTACTTGGAATTTCCGTAGCGGAAAAATTGATCGCCGCCGGAGCCGACAAACTGTTGGCCGCGGCAAAGTCGGAGCCATGA
- a CDS encoding ComF family protein, with the protein MILDLKRDMNESLAFQLGRLLGLRLLQQEFFEHVDFLIPVPIHWWRRFKRGFHASAVIAEGVRSTTGVAIADGMLRCERLTDKQGTLSGPKRFSNVKNAFTLKPLVTVEKARVVIVDDVMTSGATLSELAKMLRKSGAASAHCAIVARGTGSFRPRTDG; encoded by the coding sequence ATGATTCTTGATTTAAAACGGGACATGAACGAATCGCTTGCGTTTCAGTTGGGACGCTTGCTCGGTTTGAGATTATTGCAGCAGGAATTTTTTGAACACGTCGACTTCCTGATTCCCGTTCCGATTCATTGGTGGCGACGGTTCAAACGCGGGTTTCATGCTTCCGCCGTCATCGCCGAAGGAGTTCGATCAACCACCGGTGTGGCGATCGCCGACGGAATGTTGCGCTGCGAGCGATTGACGGACAAGCAAGGAACCTTGTCCGGGCCCAAACGGTTTTCGAACGTCAAAAATGCGTTCACGCTCAAGCCACTGGTGACCGTCGAGAAAGCACGGGTCGTGATCGTGGACGACGTGATGACTTCCGGGGCAACCCTTAGCGAATTGGCAAAGATGCTGCGAAAGTCAGGTGCCGCATCTGCACACTGTGCCATCGTGGCCCGCGGAACGGGAAGCTTTCGGCCTCGCACGGACGGCTGA
- a CDS encoding LptF/LptG family permease, producing the protein MTILDRYLLFLFLKIFLVCFTSFVGLFLVIHLFSNLDELAALAEPSGGWTQLLADFYIPRIAELFDKTAAVLVLISAIFAVNMMQKRRELLAIEAGGITLLRAIRPIIVAAVCIIGLTAVNREYVIPTLKDRLVRTPQNWLDQGKTDMLVQQDSATGIRVRGKEILLSDKMIVEPNVQIPASISTKFSRLAAASASFESADQTHPAGLRLKQVSQPTSLASFRSIVTETTPVVYSPSDAPWLEADELFVVSDISLEEAAFGNRLALYRTTPEMMAAVRKPRSWFGNNQKVGLHVRILQPFLDMTLLLLGLPLAMSNSERNIFVAAGISFSVVAAVSVVTLASQSLGTYNLIQPAALSAWIPLLVFVPLAVLSVGRLR; encoded by the coding sequence GTGACCATCCTCGACCGATATCTTCTGTTCCTGTTCCTGAAGATCTTCTTGGTCTGCTTCACCAGTTTCGTTGGTCTGTTTTTGGTCATTCATCTTTTCAGCAACCTCGACGAACTGGCGGCGTTGGCCGAACCGAGCGGAGGTTGGACGCAGTTGTTGGCAGATTTCTACATTCCAAGAATCGCCGAACTGTTCGACAAAACGGCCGCCGTGCTGGTGCTGATCTCAGCCATTTTCGCGGTCAACATGATGCAAAAACGTCGCGAACTGCTGGCTATCGAAGCCGGTGGCATCACACTCCTGCGAGCCATCCGTCCGATCATCGTGGCCGCCGTTTGCATCATTGGACTGACAGCCGTCAATCGCGAGTACGTCATTCCGACGCTTAAAGATCGACTCGTTCGCACGCCGCAAAACTGGCTGGACCAGGGCAAAACCGACATGCTTGTCCAGCAGGATTCCGCGACGGGCATTCGTGTTCGCGGCAAGGAAATTTTGCTGTCTGACAAAATGATCGTGGAACCCAACGTCCAGATCCCGGCTTCCATCAGCACCAAATTCAGTCGCCTCGCAGCCGCTTCGGCGTCGTTTGAATCGGCCGACCAGACCCATCCTGCCGGCCTGCGATTGAAACAGGTCAGCCAGCCGACGTCGCTGGCAAGCTTCCGTTCGATCGTGACCGAGACGACGCCCGTTGTCTATTCGCCGTCAGACGCTCCGTGGCTCGAAGCAGACGAGCTGTTCGTTGTGAGCGACATTTCACTGGAAGAAGCAGCGTTCGGCAATCGACTGGCGTTGTATCGCACGACTCCTGAAATGATGGCTGCCGTCCGCAAGCCACGTAGCTGGTTTGGAAACAATCAAAAAGTTGGCTTGCACGTTCGCATACTCCAACCGTTCCTTGACATGACGCTGCTGCTACTTGGTCTTCCATTGGCAATGTCAAATTCGGAACGAAATATTTTCGTGGCCGCAGGAATCAGCTTCTCTGTCGTCGCTGCCGTTTCGGTCGTGACGCTGGCCAGCCAATCACTCGGGACCTACAACCTGATCCAACCGGCGGCTCTGTCTGCCTGGATTCCGCTATTGGTTTTCGTTCCGCTGGCCGTACTCTCCGTGGGACGGCTACGCTAG
- a CDS encoding PEP-CTERM sorting domain-containing protein (PEP-CTERM proteins occur, often in large numbers, in the proteomes of bacteria that also encode an exosortase, a predicted intramembrane cysteine proteinase. The presence of a PEP-CTERM domain at a protein's C-terminus predicts cleavage within the sorting domain, followed by covalent anchoring to some some component of the (usually Gram-negative) cell surface. Many PEP-CTERM proteins exhibit an unusual sequence composition that includes large numbers of potential glycosylation sites. Expression of one such protein has been shown restore the ability of a bacterium to form floc, a type of biofilm.): MKYSSVALSFCLLMMLAGQNELSAQLMADSFTVDAVADQQVRVTDGSPLTGAPFNVPADTVFDLSAVGSFTVDWADEAGGVADITDFSAVFSQTHPALGPYDIFATGLGPGATFSGQLSNIVSDNGNLVSADMSVSTTFSLTLQGPGVAGTTMYTQETATFAGNIFADGSGTGFTSPDDLEVFLSTGNINNDPLTAVGFNRTVTAISSVPEPSSALLVSLVGLVLLRRRK; encoded by the coding sequence TTGAAATATTCCTCTGTCGCGCTTTCGTTTTGTCTTTTGATGATGCTCGCCGGACAGAATGAACTGTCGGCTCAGTTGATGGCGGATTCGTTCACCGTTGATGCTGTCGCCGATCAGCAGGTGCGAGTTACGGACGGTTCTCCCCTGACGGGTGCTCCGTTTAACGTTCCTGCTGACACCGTGTTTGATCTTAGCGCCGTCGGTTCGTTCACTGTTGACTGGGCGGATGAGGCTGGCGGAGTCGCTGATATCACGGACTTCTCAGCAGTCTTTTCTCAAACCCACCCTGCGTTGGGCCCCTACGATATTTTTGCAACAGGCTTGGGGCCGGGCGCGACTTTCTCTGGTCAGCTTTCGAACATCGTCAGTGATAACGGCAATCTGGTTTCGGCAGACATGTCGGTCTCGACCACGTTTAGCTTGACGCTCCAGGGCCCGGGTGTCGCCGGCACGACAATGTACACCCAGGAAACCGCAACATTCGCGGGCAACATTTTCGCGGACGGTTCAGGTACCGGATTCACTTCGCCAGACGATCTCGAAGTCTTTCTTTCGACGGGAAACATCAACAACGATCCGCTAACGGCTGTCGGTTTCAACCGGACCGTAACCGCGATCAGCTCTGTGCCGGAGCCATCGTCAGCATTGCTGGTCAGCCTGGTCGGACTGGTTCTGCTGCGTCGTCGAAAATAG
- a CDS encoding inositol monophosphatase family protein has protein sequence MTNNISQQQKNEFLEAAVAAAKLGGDKLIEWMGKVDVREKGPRDLVTQADFDSQQAISEYLLGNFPDHEFLGEESTDKSLVTKPGVFCWVVDPLDGTVNYVHQLNSFSVSIALRYGGETIAGVVYDPVIGEMFSAVSGGGATLNGKAISHSRCTEIGKALVVCSFSSSVDRHHPEVERFLRVLGQAGSIRRLGSAALNLCFVACGRSDSYWATGLNCWDIAAGWLILKESGAVMKTLDGGQVDFFEPKFCAAATEELFTAMQEHLDI, from the coding sequence TTGACCAACAATATCTCTCAACAACAAAAAAACGAGTTTCTTGAAGCTGCCGTGGCTGCGGCCAAACTCGGCGGCGATAAGCTAATCGAATGGATGGGCAAGGTTGATGTCCGCGAAAAGGGGCCGCGTGACCTTGTGACTCAGGCGGACTTCGATTCTCAGCAGGCGATCAGCGAGTATCTGTTGGGGAATTTTCCGGATCACGAGTTTCTGGGTGAAGAGTCAACGGACAAGTCCCTCGTGACCAAACCTGGCGTCTTCTGTTGGGTTGTTGATCCTCTTGATGGGACCGTAAATTACGTTCACCAACTGAATTCGTTTTCCGTTTCGATCGCGCTCCGCTATGGCGGCGAGACGATCGCGGGTGTCGTCTACGATCCCGTCATCGGCGAAATGTTCAGCGCGGTCTCTGGCGGCGGCGCGACACTCAACGGAAAAGCCATTTCTCACAGCCGTTGCACCGAAATTGGAAAAGCCCTCGTGGTGTGCAGTTTCTCCAGCAGCGTGGATCGGCATCACCCTGAAGTCGAGCGATTTCTGAGAGTCCTTGGCCAGGCAGGCAGCATCCGACGACTTGGTTCTGCAGCCTTGAACTTGTGCTTCGTGGCTTGCGGCAGATCAGATTCTTATTGGGCGACTGGTTTGAACTGTTGGGATATTGCGGCCGGTTGGCTGATCCTCAAAGAGTCCGGTGCTGTGATGAAGACACTTGACGGCGGTCAGGTCGATTTCTTCGAACCCAAATTCTGTGCTGCCGCGACGGAAGAGCTGTTCACTGCAATGCAGGAACACCTGGATATCTAG
- a CDS encoding FAD-dependent oxidoreductase, protein MVREKKIVIVGAGLVGSLLGVMLGKRGYEVDLFERRSDERNRGVASGRSINLALSSRGIKALQDAGLYEKVKPLLIPMCGRMLHQQDGSMQFSPYGQREHEVIYSVPRGELNNLMVNEAVVAEPVHVHFDQKCAGIDFENRVAKFESTVDGSTTERSFDLVIGADGAGSRVRRDLIAATGGESTSEFLEHDYKELEIPAGVDGAYQIEKEALHIWPRGGFMLIALPNLDGSFTVTLFLHKEGEPSFQSLDSVDAVKAFFETHFPSAIPLMPELEQDYANNPTGILGTVRCSPWHHTDCGLILGDASHAIVPFHGQGMNSGFEDCSELLRLLNEYDEDWAAVLPEFSALRKPNADAIADMAIENHTTMQKSVIDPKFHLKKAIGFELEKRFPETFIPRYSLVMFHNLPYAEAKRQGVVQEEILNQLVDGVDELASIDFDLAERLVKAKLT, encoded by the coding sequence GTGGTTCGGGAAAAGAAAATTGTCATTGTCGGTGCTGGACTGGTCGGCTCATTGTTGGGCGTGATGCTTGGCAAACGCGGATACGAAGTCGACCTTTTCGAACGTCGCAGCGACGAAAGGAACAGGGGTGTCGCGTCCGGACGCTCGATCAATCTGGCTCTTTCATCACGCGGCATCAAAGCTTTGCAAGACGCCGGGCTCTACGAGAAAGTCAAGCCGCTGCTGATCCCAATGTGTGGCCGCATGTTGCATCAACAGGATGGTTCGATGCAGTTTTCTCCATACGGACAACGCGAGCACGAAGTCATCTACTCGGTTCCGCGAGGCGAGTTAAACAACCTGATGGTCAACGAAGCCGTCGTTGCCGAACCGGTGCACGTTCACTTTGACCAAAAATGCGCCGGCATCGACTTCGAGAACCGCGTGGCGAAATTCGAGAGTACGGTCGATGGATCAACGACAGAAAGATCGTTCGATCTGGTTATTGGAGCTGATGGTGCCGGCTCCCGCGTGCGCCGCGACCTGATTGCCGCGACCGGCGGCGAGAGTACTTCCGAGTTTCTCGAACACGACTACAAGGAGCTGGAAATCCCAGCCGGTGTCGACGGAGCCTACCAAATCGAAAAAGAGGCACTGCACATTTGGCCTCGCGGCGGCTTCATGCTGATCGCGTTGCCGAATCTCGACGGAAGTTTCACGGTGACGCTGTTTTTGCATAAAGAAGGCGAGCCGAGTTTCCAGTCGCTTGATAGCGTCGACGCGGTAAAGGCTTTTTTCGAAACGCACTTTCCCAGCGCAATTCCTTTGATGCCCGAACTCGAACAGGACTACGCCAACAACCCGACCGGTATCCTCGGGACGGTCCGCTGTTCACCATGGCACCATACTGATTGCGGCTTGATCCTCGGAGACGCCTCGCATGCGATCGTTCCGTTTCATGGGCAGGGAATGAACTCGGGTTTCGAGGATTGCAGTGAGTTGCTACGGCTGCTCAATGAGTACGACGAGGACTGGGCAGCTGTTCTACCTGAGTTCAGCGCTCTGCGGAAACCGAACGCCGATGCGATTGCCGACATGGCGATTGAAAATCATACGACGATGCAGAAGAGTGTTATCGACCCCAAGTTCCACCTTAAAAAAGCTATCGGGTTTGAGTTGGAAAAACGATTTCCGGAAACCTTCATCCCGAGATACTCTCTGGTGATGTTTCACAACTTGCCATACGCAGAAGCAAAGCGACAGGGTGTTGTGCAGGAAGAGATTCTCAACCAGTTGGTCGATGGCGTTGACGAACTTGCATCAATCGATTTTGACTTGGCAGAACGACTGGTGAAAGCAAAACTGACTTAG